A single genomic interval of Osmia lignaria lignaria isolate PbOS001 chromosome 9, iyOsmLign1, whole genome shotgun sequence harbors:
- the Nf-YB gene encoding nuclear factor Y-box B: MENSGESGDDGGPLSTTAFLGGSGVSASYISVQSDDMEDDPENTDDSNHGTSDPLQGAGGGSGGGPLREQDRFLPIANVAKIMKRAIPEAGKIAKDARECVQECVSEFISFITSEASDRCHMEKRKTINGEDILFAMTTLGFDNYVEPLKVYLQKYREATKGDNPPGSGTPAGNGKVEPQGTMYEDQLFAIAATASSATTSDTPVIYSYTSTDQMQFQLS; this comes from the exons ATGGAAAATAGTGGTGAAAGTGGTGACGACGGAGGACCTTTAAGTACAACAGCATTTCTTGGCGGTAGTGGTGTTTCTGCGTCATATATCAGTGTACAATCGGACGACATGGAGG atgATCCTGAAAACACGGATGATTCAAATCATGGAACAAGCGATCCTTTACAAGGAGCCGGAGGCGGCAGTGGTGGAGGTCCTCTTCGTGAGCAGGACCGATTTCTGCCGATAGCGAATGTTGCTAAAATTATGAAAAGAGCTATACCAGAGGCGGGAAAGATAGCAAAAGATGCACGTGAATGTGTTCAAGAGTGTGTATCCGAATTTATATCGTTTATTACATCCGAAGCAAGTGATCGGTGTCATATGGAAAAACGTAAGACTATCAATGGTGAAGACATTCTATTTGCCATGACGACTCTTGGTTTTGACAATTACGTAGAACCACTAAAAGTGTATCTACAAAAATACCGAGAAGCTACGAAAGGTGATAATCCTCCAGGGAGTGGTACACCGGCAGGCAATGGAAAAGTTGAGCCACAAGGAACTATGTACGAAGATCAGTTGTTTGCCATTGCCGCGACTGCTTCTAGTGCTACCACTTCGGATACGCCTGTAATATATAGTTACACGTCTACCGATCAAATGCAATTCCAGCTTTCCTGA
- the Coq9 gene encoding ubiquinone biosynthesis protein COQ9, mitochondrial isoform X1, protein MTDPKENVTNKFINDLTDYLKKNKLKEVLNLFEDNSYDNIIQESSWYIVPIVSSHLTNENTKYNAELIECCTKILNIIVEKCNPSETVLELLEQVEGPEIHVKFCIVLKVLNKCLNKMNNKMKAIEWCSSTIRSYVDSLPIPDEDSPSSTITINKIQNIYIVIISFLEPLVEEARLENSEKCATLKDYLASILIFLMGKPLSHLPEKYLKQSIPEKIVTLVSQITGDLLWFLNIVNLRSKKTNSKKKCIEEECHNLKVTLFELDENISDLAYANFYFYVITRIHLWERVPQVYDFQYIFQACIYLIIKLLEDQETIAKGLSLMDQLLKRLIRRSLTSELLELNIYLQLFDTIAKVMICYFNNNKERKRALIIFQEYVEMFDMQARYLIVFRLYQTSKYSGLLSLTTGIVKDSVIECLQSVPLIPYFLGNNLESLIKLACKLPHERASDLVELSDEIITSLNLLRFLFIRDQQNQTGIWNLVDELEKDYLQPLREGIYLCRTHWKVKVKDVEEQKKAIKANAKTELERNVIEAPLPVGGEKLSAIPVLNKLSLCYQAVNGLDVMESILIRVNECIMNNPLK, encoded by the coding sequence atgacaGACCCTAAGGAAAATGTAACGAACAAATTTATTAATGACTTAACCGATTACTTGAAGAAAAACAAACTCAAAGAAGTTTTAAATCTCTTTGAAGACAATAGTTATGACAATATCATTCAAGAATCTTCGTGGTATATTGTACCAATTGTATCTTCTCATCTTACCAATGAAAACACAAAGTATAATGCAGAATTAATTGAATGCTgcacaaaaatattaaatattatagtagAAAAATGTAATCCTTCTGAGACTGTATTAGAGCTGTTAGAACAAGTAGAAGGTCCAGAGATTCATGTGAAATTTTGTATAGTTCTAAAGGTACTTAATAAGTGCctcaataaaatgaataataagaTGAAAGCCATAGAGTGGTGTAGCAGTACAATAAGATCTTATGTTGACAGTTTACCAATACCAGATGAGGATTCCCCAAGTAGTACTAtaactataaataaaatacagaatATTTATATCGTGATTATATCATTCTTGGAACCATTAGTGGAGGAAGCAAGATtagaaaattcagaaaagtGTGCCACATTGAAAGATTACCTTGCGAGTATCCTAATTTTTTTGATGGGAAAACCATTGAGTCATCTcccagaaaaatatttaaaacagtcTATACCAGAAAAGATTGTAACTCTTGTAAGTCAAATAACTGGAGATTTGCTTTGGTTTTTAAATATTGTGAATTTAAGAAGTAAAAAAACCAATTCTAAGAAGAAATGCATAGAAGAAGAGTGTCATAATCTTAAAGTAACACTTTTTGAATTAGATGAAAATATATCAGACTTAGCATATgctaacttttatttttatgtcataACAAGGATACATTTATGGGAGAGAGTACCACAAGTATATGACTTCCAGTATATTTTTCAAGCATGTATATATCTTATTATTAAGCTACTTGAAGACCAGGAAACAATTGCAAAAGGATTAAGTTTAATGGATCAATTATTGAAAAGACTGATAAGACGTTCCTTAACATCAGAGTTACTGGagcttaatatttatttacagttGTTTGATACAATTGCAAAGGTGATGAtctgttattttaataataacaaagaaaggaaaagagctTTAATCATATTTCAAGAATATGTTGAAATGTTTGACATGCAAGCTAGATATTTAATCGTTTTTCGGTTGTATCAGACTAGTAAATACTCAGGTCTGCTTAGTTTAACTACTGGGATAGTCAAGGATTCTGTCATTGAATGCCTTCAATCGGTACCACTTATTCCATATTTTCTTGGTAATAATTTAGAGTCTCTGATTAaattagcttgtaaattaccaCATGAAAGAGCATCAGACTTGGTAGAATTATCTGATGAGATAATCACTAGCTTAAACCTTTTGAGATTTCTATTTATTAGAGACCAACAGAATCAAACTGGAATTTGGAATTTAGTAGATGAATTGGAGAAAGATTATTTACAACCACTCAGAGAAGGTATATATTTATGCAGAACACACTGGAAGGTGAAGGTAAAGGATGtagaagaacaaaaaaaagCTATTAAAGCAAATGCAAAAACAGAATTAGAAAGGAATGTTATTGAAGCACCATTACCTGTGGGAGGTGAAAAATTGTCAGCAATACCAGTCCTAAATAAACTTTCATTGTGCTATCAAGCAGTGAATGGGCTTGATGTAATGGAAAGCATTTTGATTAGAGTTAATGAATGCATTATGAATAATCCTCTTAAGTAA
- the LOC117602408 gene encoding uncharacterized protein LOC117602408 isoform X1 codes for MINQMSEETIATAPTSAEKPSNLDTKPRKLSVKTFDFLWKRDSRRENILKKENNQKKKDLIEGKVIESKTKNAPSNKRSFNVFKGIKRHMQIKKLTIHDSKQKMKETYSLQNDTNCDSSTLQQNKCTVSVEGSTLSDNKCEDIKKNSDILNSSESLTATDECTLSQNECTLDNLNEAVEGCSDIETKTESVHVQVVDNYQSDNNHETIPNMHYLFSNNNTLQIESVVAEEHQVENIEEISESNINNDKAKVSLTEELLKLSNYGWYWGPISGTEADAKLMSEPDGAFLVRDSSDDRYVLTLSFKSSGKLLHARMEHSGGLFSLCNQSESEGFSSVADLINYSMNFSQSAVFCYSRPKYPGHPSFPVRLTKPVSRFNQVRSLQYLCRFVIRQNTRLDNIHKLPLPKTIKGYIEEAHY; via the exons ATGATAAATCAAATGTCGGAGGAAACGATCGCGACTGCACCTACCAGTGCAGAAAAACCGTCAAATCTAGACACGAAGCCACGAAAATTGAGTGTAAAAACGTTTGATTTCCTTTGGAAGCGTGATTCACGGCGtgagaatatattgaaaaaagaaaacaaccaGAAGAAAAAAGATTTGATAGAAGGAAAAGTTATTGAATCCAAGACTAAAAATGCTCCTTCTAataaaaggtcttttaacgtctTCAAGGGTATTAAAAGACACATGCAGATTAAGAAGCTGACAATACATGATTCCAAACAAAAA ATGAAAGAAACATATAGTTTGCAGAATGATACAAACTGTGATTCATCAACACTTCAGCAGAATAAATGTACAGTTTCTGTTGAAGGGAGCACTTTATCAGATAATAAATGCGaagatattaagaaaaattctgatattttgaacAGCAGCGAATCTTTAACTGCTACAGATGAATGTACTTTGTCACAAAATGAATGTACTTTGGACAATCTAAATGAAGCAGTAGAAGGTTGTTCTGATATTGAAACAAAAACAGAATCAGTACACGTGCAAGTTGTTGACAATTATCAATCAGATAATAATCATGAAACTATTCCTAATATGCATTATCTGTTCTCTAATAACAACACACTGCAAATAGAATCTGTAGTTGCTGAGGAGCATCAAgttgaaaatattgaagaaatttcagaatctaatataaataatgataaagCAAAGGTAAGCCTTACAGAAGAGCTGCTTAAATTAAGCAATTATGGATGGTATTGGGGACCAATATCAGGAACCGAAGCTGATGCCAAACTTATGTCCGAACCAGATGGTGCATTCTTAGTCAGGGACTCGTCAGATGATAG ATACGTCCTGACGCTTAGTTTTAAATCATCTGGAAAATTGCTCCATGCTCGTATGGAACATAGCGGTGGTTTATTTTCTTTATGTAACCAAAGTGAAAGTGAGGGATTTAGTTCAGTAGCTGATTTAATTAACTATTCAATGAATTTTAGTCAGTCAGCAGTATTTTGTTATTCTCGGCCTAAATACCCTGGCCATCCATCGTTCCCTGTAAGATTAACCAAGCCAGTGAGCAGGTTTAATCAAGTTCGAAGCTTACAGTATCTTTGTCGTTTCGTTATACGTCAAAATACTAGATTGGATAATATTCATAAACTACCTTTACCAAAAACTATTAAGGGCTATATCGAAGAAGCACATTATtaa
- the LOC117602408 gene encoding uncharacterized protein LOC117602408 isoform X2 has protein sequence MINQMSEETIATAPTSAEKPSNLDTKPRKLSVKTFDFLWKRDSRRENILKKENNQKKKDLIEGKVIESKTKNAPSNKRSFNVFKGIKRHMQIKKLTIHDSKQKNDTNCDSSTLQQNKCTVSVEGSTLSDNKCEDIKKNSDILNSSESLTATDECTLSQNECTLDNLNEAVEGCSDIETKTESVHVQVVDNYQSDNNHETIPNMHYLFSNNNTLQIESVVAEEHQVENIEEISESNINNDKAKVSLTEELLKLSNYGWYWGPISGTEADAKLMSEPDGAFLVRDSSDDRYVLTLSFKSSGKLLHARMEHSGGLFSLCNQSESEGFSSVADLINYSMNFSQSAVFCYSRPKYPGHPSFPVRLTKPVSRFNQVRSLQYLCRFVIRQNTRLDNIHKLPLPKTIKGYIEEAHY, from the exons ATGATAAATCAAATGTCGGAGGAAACGATCGCGACTGCACCTACCAGTGCAGAAAAACCGTCAAATCTAGACACGAAGCCACGAAAATTGAGTGTAAAAACGTTTGATTTCCTTTGGAAGCGTGATTCACGGCGtgagaatatattgaaaaaagaaaacaaccaGAAGAAAAAAGATTTGATAGAAGGAAAAGTTATTGAATCCAAGACTAAAAATGCTCCTTCTAataaaaggtcttttaacgtctTCAAGGGTATTAAAAGACACATGCAGATTAAGAAGCTGACAATACATGATTCCAAACAAAAA AATGATACAAACTGTGATTCATCAACACTTCAGCAGAATAAATGTACAGTTTCTGTTGAAGGGAGCACTTTATCAGATAATAAATGCGaagatattaagaaaaattctgatattttgaacAGCAGCGAATCTTTAACTGCTACAGATGAATGTACTTTGTCACAAAATGAATGTACTTTGGACAATCTAAATGAAGCAGTAGAAGGTTGTTCTGATATTGAAACAAAAACAGAATCAGTACACGTGCAAGTTGTTGACAATTATCAATCAGATAATAATCATGAAACTATTCCTAATATGCATTATCTGTTCTCTAATAACAACACACTGCAAATAGAATCTGTAGTTGCTGAGGAGCATCAAgttgaaaatattgaagaaatttcagaatctaatataaataatgataaagCAAAGGTAAGCCTTACAGAAGAGCTGCTTAAATTAAGCAATTATGGATGGTATTGGGGACCAATATCAGGAACCGAAGCTGATGCCAAACTTATGTCCGAACCAGATGGTGCATTCTTAGTCAGGGACTCGTCAGATGATAG ATACGTCCTGACGCTTAGTTTTAAATCATCTGGAAAATTGCTCCATGCTCGTATGGAACATAGCGGTGGTTTATTTTCTTTATGTAACCAAAGTGAAAGTGAGGGATTTAGTTCAGTAGCTGATTTAATTAACTATTCAATGAATTTTAGTCAGTCAGCAGTATTTTGTTATTCTCGGCCTAAATACCCTGGCCATCCATCGTTCCCTGTAAGATTAACCAAGCCAGTGAGCAGGTTTAATCAAGTTCGAAGCTTACAGTATCTTTGTCGTTTCGTTATACGTCAAAATACTAGATTGGATAATATTCATAAACTACCTTTACCAAAAACTATTAAGGGCTATATCGAAGAAGCACATTATtaa
- the LOC117602326 gene encoding G patch domain-containing protein 1 homolog — protein sequence MSDSEDENYVSFGVPLDPLDEDNLPRKKPVTIEEQCAYDAQGRRRFHGAFTGGFSAGYFNTVGTRDGWRPQHFKSSRSSKAGGITQCPEDFMDEEDTGQFGIAPKGICATSDYTDHGHRGVKRERINRESSGPIPGTPVLKDLLKPVKETVGIMLLKKMGWRPGQGIGSRVTKKEKAKIKRRNAKMKVLQQDSKKANSESSSEDSEDDHEDVTFAPDDYEPFRCNPKDNYFGIGYSGLDRRTILSGHVNLFDTPAFSVQDKNKKLSIHGQAFGVGAFEADDEDIYEREDMSRYDFSLGPERKTKTRWSSDNSLKNDNCLEGFALASAKLQHKKIFPPPELPKDFVPMHAVRKSRFYPPTDNIPRAIENGKRKELTAEDRARILEETPSSKKLSESYPNSVPSVASNIITKVLNLHGKQRTEERQREENQRVKAATSWMDKLNAQSFVKGGTVGLGKDSEGSLKNLEEFKDSFSASEEQSGTNNLIEDSSINKSTMKPFLSDPDKQRRFEQYLVFSDKGEKDKLESIQSLSMTEWDREHERVEFEQAAKLFVKSTNEYVTSKFTHASESVSSDASSAKNEQDNELKQAVKMKMFGKLTRERIEWKPASIVCKRFNIPEPQGGCAPPEMQKKTAKFSIFDSIDWSNSTKFLRATDTVSKETLESTAPSKEDSVINNTNVDIKSNKDIPVNSQQAIEPVTEKMRNFEASYEKVFGKEVQETFPRATEVKENLGNKFDSTTEIPDEQAKDVENDSITKSKSEEKKDLFKAIFLSSSDEESDSEPEESVDSEVVKSVLIGKVPSEVNVNRNTSPPRGIFAKVDLDSLVADPRSSTQSSETKKEVDVITVSDTDSGSKQISDTGSNPPEVQLLPDMYGPALPSRLLKNEAPPEPEASSSQTFKPVFRSVVVPKPKTDSKVTGVWVERTKVKKSKKEKKKHKHKEQKSSKHKRKSKKEKRGP from the exons atgaGTGATTCTGAGGATGAAAACTATGTTTCCTTTGGAGTTCCTCTTGATCCTTTAGATGAAG acaatttacCAAGGAAGAAACCTGTAACAATTGAAGAACAATGCGCGTATGATGCACAAGGTAGACGTAGATTCCATGGAGCATTTACTGGAGGTTTCTCTGCTGGATACTTTAATACTGTTGGCACAAGAGATGGCTGGAGGCCACAGCACTTCAAGTCTTCCAGAAGTAGCAAAGCAGGAGGCATTACCCAATGTCCAGAAGATTTCATGGATGAAGAAGATACAGGGCAATTTGGAATTGCACCAAAGGGTATTTGTGCTACCAGTGATTATACTGACCATGGGCACAGAGGTGTTAAAAGAGAGAGAATAAATCGTGAGAGCAGTGGTCCTATTCCTGGTACTCCAGTACTGAAGGACCTTTTGAAACCTGTGAA AGAGACGGTTGGCATTATGTTACTGAAGAAAATGGGATGGAGACCGGGTCAAGGTATAGGATCTAGagttacaaaaaaagaaaaggctaaaataaaaagaaggaatGCAAAAATGAAAGTATTGCAACAAGATTCCAAGAAGGCAAACTCAGAAAGTAGCTCTGAAGATTCAGAAGATGATCACGAAGATGTTACATTTGCTCCTGATGATTATGAACCATTTAG GTGCAATCCAAAAGATAATTACTTTGGCATAGGATACAGTGGTTTGGATAGAAGAACCATACTTTCTGGtcatgtaaatttatttgatacTCCCGCATTCAGTGTtcaggataaaaataaaaagttatcaATCCATGGACAAGCATTTGGAGTTGGTGCATTTGAGGCCGACGACGAAGACATATACGAGAGGGAGGACATGTCGCGTTACGATTTTTCGCTCGGTCCTGAACGTAAAACGAAGACGAGATGGTCTAGCGATAAcagtttgaaaaatgataattgtTTAGAAGGTTTTGCATTGGCAAGCGCTAAATTGCAACACAAGAAGATCTTTCCACCACCAGAGTTACCCAAGGATTTCGTGCCGATGCACGCAGTTAGAAAAAGTAGATTCTATCCACCGACTGATAACATTCCTCGTGCAATTGAGAACGGAAAACGTAAAGAACTTACAGCTGAGGATAGGGCTAGGATACTGGAGGAAACTCCTAGTTctaaaaaattatcagaatctTACCCAAATTCAGTCCCATCGGTCGCCTCTAATATCATTACTAAAGTGTTAAATTTACATGGGAAGCAACGAACAGAGGAAAGGCAGAGAGAGGAAAATCAGCGAGTTAAAGCAGCTACTTCATGGATGGATAAATTGAATGCACAAAGTTTTGTTAAGGGAGGCACCGTTGGTCTTGGTAAAGATTCTGAGGGAAGTTTGAAGAATCTAGAGGAGTTTAAAGATTCCTTTTCAGCTTCAGAGGAACAAAGTGGCACAAATAACTTAATCGAAGATAGTTCCATAAACAAGAGCACGATGAAACCATTTTTATCTGATCCTGATAAACAAAGACGTTTCGAGCAATATTTAGTTTTCTCGGATAAAGGTGAAAAGGATAAACTCGAAAGTATACAGTCATTATCGATGACAGAATGGGACAGGGAACACGAACGGGTTGAATTTGAGCAAGCAGCTAAATTATTTGTAAAGTCAACAAACGAATATGTCACCAGTAAATTTACACATGCTTCTGAGTCTGTGAGTTCGGATGCTTCTTCAGCAAAAAATGAACAAGATAATGAGTTGAAACAAGCTGTAAAGATGAAAATGTTTGGTAAATTAACTAGAGAGCGCATAGAATGGAAACCTGCGAGTATCGTTTGCAAAAGATTTAATATCCCTGAGCCACAGGGTGGCTGTGCTCCACCAGAGATGCAAAAGAAAACAGCGAAATTTTCAATCTTTGATTCCATAGATTGGAGCAATTCTACGAAATTTTTGAGAGCTACTGACACCGTGTCAAAGGAAACTCTTGAAAGCACTGCTCCATCAAAAGAAGATAGCGTTATTAATAACACAAATGTAGATATAAAGTCCAATAAAGATATTCCTGTTAATAGTCAACAAGCAATAGAGCCTGTAACTgaaaaaatgagaaattttGAAGCTTCTTACGAGAAAGTTTTTGGCAAAGAAGTCCAAGAAACATTTCCCAGAGCTACTGAAGTCAAAGAAAATTTAGGCAACAAGTTTGATTCAACTACAGAGATTCCAGATGAACAAGCCAAAGATGTAGAGAATGATAGTATAACGAAAAGTAAATCGGAAGAGAAGAAAGATCTTTTCAAAGCAATTTTCTTAAGTAGCAGTGATGAAGAGTCTGATTCAGAGCCAGAAGAAAGCGTGGATAGCGAGGTGGTGAAGTCGGTCCTAATCGGTAAAGTTCCAAGCGAGGTGAATGTAAACAGAAACACCTCTCCACCTCGGGGAATTTTCGCCAAGGTGGATCTTGATAGTTTAGTTGCTGATCCTAGATCCAGTACGCAATCAAGTGAAACAAAGAAAGAGGTAGATGTAATCACGGTATCTGACACTGATTCAGGAAGCAAACAGATTAGCGATACCGGTTCAAATCCTCCAGAGGTTCAGTTGTTGCCTGATATGTACGGACCTGCGCTTCCTTCAAGACTACTTAAGAATGAAGCTCCTCCTGAACCAGAGGCGTCCAGTTCACAAACTTTTAAACCCGTGTTCAGAAGTGTTGTTGTACCAAAACCCAAAACAGATTCTAAGGTAACCGGTGTGTGGGTGGAGCGAACAAAAGTGAAGAAgtcgaagaaggagaagaagaaacataAACACAAAGAGCAGAAGAGCTCGAAACACAAGCGGAAATCGAAGAAGGAAAAACGTGGTCCGTGA
- the Coq9 gene encoding ubiquinone biosynthesis protein COQ9, mitochondrial isoform X2, producing MTSSLFKIGEYGYVKYFVNAKRVFSERLPIPDEDSPSSTITINKIQNIYIVIISFLEPLVEEARLENSEKCATLKDYLASILIFLMGKPLSHLPEKYLKQSIPEKIVTLVSQITGDLLWFLNIVNLRSKKTNSKKKCIEEECHNLKVTLFELDENISDLAYANFYFYVITRIHLWERVPQVYDFQYIFQACIYLIIKLLEDQETIAKGLSLMDQLLKRLIRRSLTSELLELNIYLQLFDTIAKVMICYFNNNKERKRALIIFQEYVEMFDMQARYLIVFRLYQTSKYSGLLSLTTGIVKDSVIECLQSVPLIPYFLGNNLESLIKLACKLPHERASDLVELSDEIITSLNLLRFLFIRDQQNQTGIWNLVDELEKDYLQPLREGIYLCRTHWKVKVKDVEEQKKAIKANAKTELERNVIEAPLPVGGEKLSAIPVLNKLSLCYQAVNGLDVMESILIRVNECIMNNPLK from the exons ATGACAAgtagtttatttaaaattggtGAATATGGCTATGTCAAGTATTTTGTTAATGCGAAAAGGGTTTTTAGCGAACG TTTACCAATACCAGATGAGGATTCCCCAAGTAGTACTAtaactataaataaaatacagaatATTTATATCGTGATTATATCATTCTTGGAACCATTAGTGGAGGAAGCAAGATtagaaaattcagaaaagtGTGCCACATTGAAAGATTACCTTGCGAGTATCCTAATTTTTTTGATGGGAAAACCATTGAGTCATCTcccagaaaaatatttaaaacagtcTATACCAGAAAAGATTGTAACTCTTGTAAGTCAAATAACTGGAGATTTGCTTTGGTTTTTAAATATTGTGAATTTAAGAAGTAAAAAAACCAATTCTAAGAAGAAATGCATAGAAGAAGAGTGTCATAATCTTAAAGTAACACTTTTTGAATTAGATGAAAATATATCAGACTTAGCATATgctaacttttatttttatgtcataACAAGGATACATTTATGGGAGAGAGTACCACAAGTATATGACTTCCAGTATATTTTTCAAGCATGTATATATCTTATTATTAAGCTACTTGAAGACCAGGAAACAATTGCAAAAGGATTAAGTTTAATGGATCAATTATTGAAAAGACTGATAAGACGTTCCTTAACATCAGAGTTACTGGagcttaatatttatttacagttGTTTGATACAATTGCAAAGGTGATGAtctgttattttaataataacaaagaaaggaaaagagctTTAATCATATTTCAAGAATATGTTGAAATGTTTGACATGCAAGCTAGATATTTAATCGTTTTTCGGTTGTATCAGACTAGTAAATACTCAGGTCTGCTTAGTTTAACTACTGGGATAGTCAAGGATTCTGTCATTGAATGCCTTCAATCGGTACCACTTATTCCATATTTTCTTGGTAATAATTTAGAGTCTCTGATTAaattagcttgtaaattaccaCATGAAAGAGCATCAGACTTGGTAGAATTATCTGATGAGATAATCACTAGCTTAAACCTTTTGAGATTTCTATTTATTAGAGACCAACAGAATCAAACTGGAATTTGGAATTTAGTAGATGAATTGGAGAAAGATTATTTACAACCACTCAGAGAAGGTATATATTTATGCAGAACACACTGGAAGGTGAAGGTAAAGGATGtagaagaacaaaaaaaagCTATTAAAGCAAATGCAAAAACAGAATTAGAAAGGAATGTTATTGAAGCACCATTACCTGTGGGAGGTGAAAAATTGTCAGCAATACCAGTCCTAAATAAACTTTCATTGTGCTATCAAGCAGTGAATGGGCTTGATGTAATGGAAAGCATTTTGATTAGAGTTAATGAATGCATTATGAATAATCCTCTTAAGTAA
- the Coq9 gene encoding ubiquinone biosynthesis protein COQ9, mitochondrial isoform X3, whose product MAMSSILLMRKGFLANGFRSLWTCKTLLSNQTENANTQQTSKEYTNCKESDEEYEKNIKTKILAASLKYVHDLGWSQQAISAGAESIGYPGVVHGLFPNKGVDLVQYFYLTCNTELNEILMKRAEATEENCTKGEKPLESQVRDAVEIRLRMVIPYKKTWPQALALMALPPNAPKSLANLLTLVDDICYYAGDRSVDINWYTRRVVLAGIYKTTELYMLQDNSEDHRQTWNFLERRIKDATQIHAFFTTTSDIALPDQALNRVSETASAAFVTARNILGLNWNR is encoded by the exons ATGGCTATGTCAAGTATTTTGTTAATGCGAAAAGGGTTTTTAGCGAACG gtTTTAGAAGTTTATGGACTTGTAAGACATTACTCTCGAATCAGACTGAAAATGCAAATACACAACAAACAAGTAAAGAGTATACTAATTGTAAGGAAAGCGACGaagaatatgaaaaaaatatcaaaacaaAAATTCTTGCTGCATCTTTAAAGTATGTTCATGATCTAGGATGGAGCCAGCAAGCTATCAGTGCTG GTGCAGAATCTATTGGGTATCCTGGTGTGGTTCATGGATTATTCCCTAATAAAGGAGTAGATTTGGTTCAGTACTTTTATTTGACATGTAACACAGAATTAAATGAAATCCTTATGAAACGAGCAGAGGCTACTGAAGAAAATTGTACCAAAGGAGAAAAACCATTAGAATCACAAGTACGCGATGCCGTTGAAATAAGGCTTAGAATGGTGATTCCATATAAAAAGACATGGCCCCAAGCATTAGCTCTAATGGCACTACCACCTAATGCACCAAAGTCATTAGCTAATTTACTTACTTTGGTAGATGACATTTGTTATTATGCTGGTGATAGATCAGTTGAT ATCAACTGGTACACAAGAAGGGTAGTATTAGCAGGTATTTATAAAACCACAGAGCTGTATATGCTACAAGATAACAGTGAAGATCATAGACAAACTTGGAACTTCTTAGAAAGGCGGATAAAAGATGCAACACAAATTCATGCATTTTTCACAACAACTTCTGATATAGCCTTACCAGATCAAGCCCTGAATCGTGTTTCTGAAACAGCAAGTGCTGCTTTTGTTACA GCACGTAATATACTCGGACTGAACTGGAATAGGTAA